Proteins encoded within one genomic window of Streptomyces taklimakanensis:
- a CDS encoding substrate-binding domain-containing protein, which translates to MAKVTRDDVARLAGTSTAVVSYVINNGPRPVAPATRERVLAAIKELGYRPDRVAQAMASRRTDLIGLIVPDARQPFFAEMAHAVEQAAADRGKMVLVGNSDYLDEREVHYLRAFLGMRVSGLILISQGPSERAATEIEAWDARVVLLHRRPEAIDDVAVVLDDVGGAQMVTRHLLEHGHEYVACLGGVESTPAYGDPVTDHVEGWRRAMREAGRPIEGRLFQAPYNRYDTYRVALDLLSGPDRPPALVCATDDQAIGVLRAARELGLDVPGELAVAGFDDVKEAALTDPPLTTVGSDREAMARAAVDLVLDDGLRLTGSRRERVRQFPSGLVVRRSCGCDG; encoded by the coding sequence GTGGCCAAGGTGACGCGGGACGATGTGGCGAGACTGGCGGGTACGTCGACCGCTGTCGTCAGCTATGTGATCAACAACGGCCCACGGCCGGTCGCTCCGGCCACCCGCGAGCGGGTACTCGCGGCGATCAAGGAGCTGGGGTACCGGCCGGACCGGGTCGCCCAGGCGATGGCCTCGCGCCGCACCGACCTGATAGGGCTGATCGTCCCCGACGCCCGCCAGCCCTTCTTCGCGGAGATGGCGCACGCCGTCGAACAGGCCGCCGCCGACCGCGGGAAGATGGTGCTCGTCGGCAACTCCGACTACCTCGACGAACGCGAGGTGCACTACCTGCGCGCCTTCCTCGGCATGCGGGTCTCCGGGCTGATCCTGATCAGCCAGGGCCCCAGCGAGCGCGCCGCGACCGAGATCGAGGCGTGGGACGCGCGCGTGGTGCTGCTGCACCGGCGGCCCGAGGCGATCGACGACGTGGCCGTCGTCCTCGACGACGTCGGCGGCGCCCAGATGGTCACCCGGCACCTGCTGGAGCACGGGCACGAGTACGTGGCCTGTCTGGGCGGCGTGGAGTCCACCCCCGCCTACGGCGACCCGGTCACCGACCACGTGGAGGGCTGGCGCCGGGCGATGCGGGAGGCGGGCCGCCCCATCGAGGGCCGCCTCTTCCAGGCCCCCTACAACCGCTACGACACCTACCGCGTCGCCCTCGACCTGCTCTCGGGGCCGGACCGCCCGCCCGCGCTGGTGTGCGCCACCGACGACCAGGCCATCGGCGTGCTGCGCGCCGCCCGCGAGCTGGGCCTCGACGTCCCCGGCGAACTGGCGGTGGCCGGGTTCGACGACGTCAAGGAGGCGGCTTTGACGGACCCGCCGCTGACCACGGTGGGTTCGGACCGCGAGGCGATGGCCCGCGCGGCGGTGGACCTGGTGCTGGACGACGGGCTGCGGCTGACGGGGTCGCGGCGCGAGCGCGTGCGGCAGTTCCCGTCGGGGCTGGTGGTGCGCCGCTCCTGCGGCTGCGACGGCTGA
- a CDS encoding alpha/beta hydrolase — protein MRTVDGVGIEAEYRPRTGAFDGRGREAEEGAPKGPAIVVAHGFTGSLERPAVRRASQLFARHADVVTFSFRGHGRSGGRSTVGDREVLDLAAAVRWARSLGHSAVATVGFSMGGSVVLRHAALHAPHRADDGDRGDGPGTASGTRGAREPHRVREPSGGHERHEGRTDAQAGTHTDAVVAVSAPARWYYRGTPAMRRVHWAIQRPVGRLVSRYGLRTRVHHRDWDPVPLSPVEAAPLIAPTPLLVVHGDRDAYFPLDHPLSLAEAADPATTELWIEHGFGHAENAAPPRLLERIASWVTARAERAARHDGAGTTDG, from the coding sequence TTGCGCACCGTCGACGGGGTGGGCATCGAGGCCGAGTACCGGCCGCGTACCGGCGCGTTCGACGGCCGGGGGAGGGAAGCGGAGGAGGGCGCTCCGAAGGGGCCGGCGATCGTCGTCGCGCACGGTTTCACCGGTTCGCTGGAGCGGCCCGCGGTGCGACGAGCGTCACAGCTCTTCGCCCGCCATGCGGACGTGGTCACGTTCTCCTTCCGTGGTCACGGCCGCTCCGGAGGGCGTTCGACGGTCGGCGACCGCGAGGTGCTGGACCTGGCGGCCGCGGTGCGCTGGGCCCGCTCGCTGGGACACTCGGCGGTGGCGACGGTGGGCTTCTCGATGGGCGGCTCGGTGGTGCTGCGGCACGCGGCGCTCCACGCCCCCCACCGGGCGGACGACGGCGACCGCGGGGACGGGCCGGGCACGGCGTCCGGGACGCGCGGGGCACGGGAACCGCACCGGGTGCGGGAGCCGTCCGGGGGCCACGAGAGGCACGAGGGGCGCACGGACGCACAGGCCGGCACGCACACCGATGCCGTGGTCGCCGTGAGCGCCCCCGCGCGCTGGTACTACCGGGGCACCCCCGCGATGCGACGCGTCCACTGGGCGATCCAGCGGCCGGTCGGGCGGCTGGTCTCCCGCTACGGGCTGCGCACCCGCGTCCACCACCGGGACTGGGACCCGGTGCCCCTGTCACCGGTGGAGGCGGCGCCGCTGATCGCTCCGACGCCCCTGCTGGTGGTGCACGGCGACCGGGACGCCTACTTCCCGCTCGACCACCCGCTGTCGCTGGCCGAAGCCGCCGACCCCGCGACCACGGAGCTGTGGATCGAGCACGGCTTCGGACACGCGGAGAACGCCGCGCCCCCTCGCCTGCTGGAGCGGATCGCCTCCTGGGTCACGGCACGTGCCGAGCGGGCGGCACGCCATGATGGTGCCGGCACGACGGACGGCTGA
- a CDS encoding DUF2993 domain-containing protein, whose protein sequence is MRALRLLLIFLVVLGGLFVGADRLAVNLAEDEAASRIRSSKGLTEEPSVEIHGFPFLTQVLDKELESVDATLNGLTVKVGGRDVDVTEVDVALEKVRLEDNLSSAIASEASGSARIGYRELTEAGGTDRAVLGFAGAERAAENQVKLDVNLAIAEFTLYSTVRVENGDTIALHAENLPDLPVAEEIVRGQIDRKLHITGLPEGLELREVEVREEGVVLQLSGSEVALIG, encoded by the coding sequence ATGCGCGCACTGCGACTCCTGCTGATATTCCTGGTCGTCCTCGGCGGCCTCTTCGTCGGCGCGGACCGACTGGCGGTCAACCTCGCCGAGGACGAGGCCGCCTCCAGGATCAGGAGCTCCAAGGGCCTGACCGAGGAACCCTCCGTGGAGATCCACGGCTTCCCCTTCCTCACCCAGGTGTTGGACAAGGAGTTGGAGTCGGTCGACGCCACGCTGAACGGGCTGACCGTCAAGGTCGGCGGGCGCGACGTCGACGTCACCGAGGTGGACGTGGCGTTGGAGAAGGTGCGGCTGGAGGACAACCTCTCCTCCGCCATCGCGTCGGAGGCCTCCGGCAGCGCGCGCATCGGCTACCGGGAGCTGACCGAGGCCGGCGGCACGGACCGCGCCGTCCTGGGCTTCGCGGGCGCGGAGCGGGCCGCGGAGAACCAGGTGAAACTGGACGTGAACCTGGCGATCGCGGAGTTCACCCTCTACAGCACGGTGCGGGTGGAGAACGGCGACACCATCGCCCTCCACGCCGAGAACCTCCCCGACCTGCCCGTGGCCGAGGAGATCGTCCGCGGCCAGATCGACCGGAAGCTCCACATCACCGGGCTCCCCGAGGGGTTGGAGCTGCGCGAGGTCGAGGTGCGCGAGGAGGGCGTCGTCCTCCAGCTGAGCGGCTCGGAGGTGGCCCTGATCGGGTAG
- a CDS encoding S1C family serine protease gives MSDHETHRAYPLLPSYEPAVHEPPPAAPRPAPDAASGVPARRRARRPVGLLAAVAVVAAAIGGGTATVVGEALGDGSAPAATSSVLGSNASDSDATVADVARAVGPSVVEIDAASGSGSATGSGVVISENGEILTNNHVVSGASAIEVTFADGDTAEAEIVGTDPDLDMALIQVDGAKDLHPAELGDSDAVAIGDRVVAFGSPEGLSGTVTSGIVSAKDREVTVEKEQGDDARPRGDAWPFEFGGGRYNGDVGPETTTYEAIQTDASLNPGNSGGPLVAMDGSVIGINSAIHDNASATGGEAGSVGLGFAVPVNDVKEILDDLRAGD, from the coding sequence ATGAGCGACCACGAGACCCACCGCGCGTACCCGCTCCTCCCGTCGTACGAGCCCGCCGTCCACGAGCCCCCTCCCGCGGCCCCGCGGCCCGCTCCCGACGCGGCCTCCGGCGTGCCCGCCCGGCGGCGGGCGCGCCGCCCCGTCGGGCTGTTGGCGGCCGTGGCGGTCGTGGCCGCCGCGATCGGCGGCGGTACGGCGACGGTGGTCGGCGAGGCGCTCGGGGACGGTTCCGCGCCCGCCGCCACCTCCTCCGTCCTCGGCTCCAACGCCTCCGACTCCGACGCCACCGTCGCCGATGTGGCCAGGGCCGTCGGCCCCAGCGTCGTGGAGATCGACGCCGCCTCCGGCTCCGGCTCCGCGACCGGCTCCGGCGTGGTGATCTCCGAGAACGGCGAGATCCTCACCAACAACCACGTCGTCTCCGGCGCGAGCGCGATCGAGGTCACCTTCGCCGACGGCGACACCGCCGAGGCCGAGATCGTGGGCACCGACCCCGACCTCGACATGGCGCTGATCCAAGTCGACGGGGCGAAGGACCTCCACCCCGCCGAACTCGGCGACTCCGACGCCGTCGCCATCGGCGACCGGGTGGTGGCGTTCGGCTCGCCCGAGGGCCTGTCGGGCACCGTCACCAGCGGCATCGTCTCCGCCAAGGACCGCGAGGTCACCGTGGAGAAGGAACAGGGGGACGACGCCCGACCGCGCGGCGACGCCTGGCCGTTCGAGTTCGGCGGCGGCCGGTACAACGGCGACGTCGGCCCGGAGACCACCACCTACGAGGCCATCCAGACCGACGCCTCCCTCAACCCCGGCAACTCCGGCGGACCGTTGGTCGCCATGGACGGGAGCGTCATCGGCATCAACTCCGCGATCCACGACAACGCCTCCGCCACGGGCGGCGAGGCGGGCAGCGTCGGCCTGGGCTTCGCCGTCCCCGTCAACGACGTGAAGGAGATCCTCGACGACCTGCGCGCCGGTGACTGA
- a CDS encoding bifunctional metallophosphatase/5'-nucleotidase — protein MSTPPMMRSPLSRRLTAAAAGLLAVGALGAAAPAATAHGALEKAPGKHDGHGGHDEHHGRTVDLQVLAINDFHGNLEPPTGSSGRVTHEHPDGTTEQIDAGGAEYLATALREARQGHRRSVTVAPGDIVGASPLLSGLFHDEPTIEAMNALDMDVVGVGNHEFDEGAAELKRLQRGGCHPEDGCYDEGRTFEGADFPILAANVVDEKTGKPLLAPYTVKRMKGVNVGFIGVTLEGTPNIVSAEGVKGLKFLDEVETIDKYTEELRRKGVNAVIALVHEGGTPSSTAYNNDCGPGGANLSGPIEEIARDTDAGVDALITGHTHQPYVCSVPDPRGNDRLVTSAASYGRLFTELTMEYDRRTRDIVRASVAGTNHVVHRDRERASDLTELIDYWKALAEPVANRPIGWISEDITADRAAVESPLGDLVADAQLAHARELDPEADLALMNPGGIRADLTYAASGGEGDGVVTYGEGFTVQPFSNTVNLTTLTGEQVLTVLREQVSGANAASPKFLQVSSGLTYTVDLTRSGADRIVADSVRLDGEPIDPSASYRVAVNSFLAGGGDGFGTLAKGTDPLVGGDDLAALQAYLTANSSAADPLDAPAADRITVVR, from the coding sequence ATGTCCACTCCGCCCATGATGCGGTCTCCCCTCTCGCGCAGACTCACCGCCGCCGCGGCCGGTCTGCTGGCAGTCGGCGCGCTCGGCGCCGCCGCACCCGCCGCCACCGCCCACGGCGCCCTTGAGAAGGCTCCCGGCAAGCACGACGGGCACGGCGGGCACGACGAACACCACGGCCGCACCGTCGATCTCCAGGTGCTGGCCATCAACGACTTCCACGGCAACCTGGAGCCCCCCACGGGCTCCTCCGGACGGGTCACCCACGAGCACCCGGACGGCACCACCGAGCAGATCGACGCGGGCGGCGCCGAGTACCTGGCCACCGCCCTGCGCGAGGCCCGCCAGGGCCACCGCCGCTCGGTGACCGTCGCGCCCGGCGACATCGTCGGCGCCAGCCCGCTGCTGTCGGGCCTCTTCCACGACGAGCCCACCATCGAGGCGATGAACGCCCTGGACATGGACGTCGTGGGCGTCGGCAACCACGAGTTCGACGAGGGCGCGGCCGAGCTGAAGCGCCTCCAGAGGGGCGGCTGCCACCCCGAGGACGGCTGCTACGACGAGGGCCGCACCTTCGAGGGCGCCGACTTCCCGATCCTCGCCGCCAACGTCGTGGACGAGAAGACCGGCAAGCCGCTGCTGGCGCCCTACACCGTCAAACGGATGAAGGGCGTCAACGTCGGTTTCATCGGCGTCACGCTGGAGGGCACGCCGAACATCGTCTCGGCCGAGGGCGTCAAGGGCCTGAAGTTCCTCGACGAGGTCGAGACCATCGACAAGTACACCGAGGAGCTGCGGCGCAAGGGGGTCAACGCCGTCATCGCGCTGGTCCACGAGGGCGGCACCCCGTCCTCCACCGCCTACAACAACGACTGCGGCCCCGGCGGCGCGAACCTCTCCGGTCCGATCGAGGAGATCGCCCGCGACACCGACGCGGGCGTGGACGCGCTGATCACCGGCCACACCCACCAGCCCTACGTCTGCTCCGTCCCGGACCCGAGGGGCAACGACCGCCTGGTCACCTCCGCCGCCTCCTACGGGCGGCTGTTCACCGAGCTGACCATGGAGTACGACCGTCGCACCCGCGACATCGTGCGGGCCTCCGTCGCGGGCACCAACCACGTCGTCCACCGTGACCGGGAGCGGGCCTCCGACCTCACCGAGCTGATCGACTACTGGAAGGCGCTGGCCGAGCCCGTCGCCAACCGGCCCATCGGCTGGATCTCCGAGGACATCACCGCCGACCGCGCCGCCGTCGAGTCCCCGCTGGGCGACCTGGTCGCCGACGCCCAGCTCGCCCACGCCAGGGAGCTGGACCCCGAGGCGGACCTGGCCCTGATGAACCCCGGCGGCATCCGCGCCGACCTGACCTACGCGGCCTCCGGTGGCGAGGGGGACGGCGTGGTGACGTACGGGGAGGGCTTCACCGTCCAACCGTTCTCCAACACCGTCAACCTCACCACCCTCACCGGCGAGCAGGTCCTGACGGTGCTGCGCGAGCAGGTGAGCGGCGCCAACGCGGCGTCCCCGAAGTTCCTCCAGGTCTCCTCCGGCCTCACCTACACGGTGGATCTCACCCGGTCGGGCGCGGACCGGATCGTCGCCGACTCGGTCCGGCTGGACGGTGAGCCGATCGACCCGTCGGCCTCCTACCGCGTGGCGGTGAACTCCTTCCTCGCGGGCGGCGGCGACGGCTTCGGCACGCTCGCGAAGGGCACCGATCCGCTGGTGGGCGGTGACGACCTGGCGGCCCTCCAGGCGTACCTGACCGCCAACTCCTCCGCCGCCGACCCGCTGGACGCCCCGGCGGCGGACCGGATCACGGTCGTCCGGTGA
- a CDS encoding sulfurtransferase — MSRSDVLVDADWVEAHIDDPKVVIVEVDEDTSAYEKNHIKNAIRIDWKTELQDPVRRDFVDRAGFEKLLSEKGIAGDDTVVLYGGNNNWFAAYAYWYFKLYGHQDVKLLDGGRKKWELDARELVSEVPSRPKTEYKAKEQDTSIRAFRDDVVEAIGKLNLVDVRSPDEFSGKLLAPAHLPQEQSQRPGHVPTARNIPWSKSANDDGTFKSDEELKELYEAEGVDLGKDTIAYCRIGERSAHTWFVLHELLGQENVKNYDGSWTEYGSLVGVPIELGTGKDA; from the coding sequence ATGAGCCGCAGTGACGTCCTGGTGGACGCCGACTGGGTCGAGGCCCACATCGACGACCCCAAGGTGGTCATCGTCGAGGTCGACGAGGACACCTCGGCCTACGAGAAGAACCACATCAAGAACGCCATCCGGATCGACTGGAAGACCGAACTCCAGGACCCGGTGCGCCGTGACTTCGTCGACCGGGCCGGTTTCGAGAAGCTCCTCTCCGAGAAGGGCATCGCGGGCGACGACACCGTCGTCCTCTACGGCGGCAACAACAACTGGTTCGCCGCCTACGCCTACTGGTACTTCAAGCTCTACGGCCACCAGGACGTCAAGCTCCTCGACGGCGGTCGCAAGAAGTGGGAGCTGGACGCCCGCGAGCTGGTCTCCGAGGTGCCGTCCCGCCCGAAGACCGAGTACAAGGCCAAGGAGCAGGACACCTCCATCCGCGCCTTCCGCGACGACGTCGTCGAGGCGATCGGCAAGCTGAACCTGGTGGACGTCCGCTCCCCCGACGAGTTCAGCGGCAAGCTGCTCGCCCCGGCCCACCTGCCGCAGGAGCAGTCGCAGCGTCCGGGCCACGTCCCGACCGCCCGCAACATCCCGTGGTCGAAGTCCGCCAACGACGACGGCACCTTCAAGTCCGACGAGGAGCTGAAGGAGCTGTACGAGGCCGAGGGCGTGGACCTGGGCAAGGACACCATCGCCTACTGCCGCATCGGCGAGCGCTCCGCCCACACCTGGTTCGTGCTGCACGAGCTGCTCGGCCAGGAGAACGTCAAGAACTACGACGGCTCCTGGACGGAGTACGGCTCCCTGGTCGGCGTGCCGATCGAGCTCGGCACCGGCAAGGACGCCTGA
- a CDS encoding response regulator transcription factor — MTTDPTATPHSAPPARVLIVDDEPAVREALRRSLAFEGYATELAADGTEALRKVEAHRPDLVILDVLMPRTDGLTAARRLRAHGETVPVLMLTARDTVGDRVTGLDAGADDYLVKPFELDELLARVRALLRRSSYAREQAGAENTEVLTFADLRMDLTTREVTRGGRSVELTRTEFTLLEMFMAHPRQVLTREQILKTVWGFDFEPSSNSLDVYVMYLRRKTEAGGEPRLVHTVRGVGYVLRENPAGPGQ; from the coding sequence ATGACCACCGACCCGACCGCCACGCCCCACTCCGCCCCGCCCGCCCGCGTCCTGATCGTCGACGACGAGCCGGCCGTCCGGGAGGCCCTGCGCCGCAGCCTGGCCTTCGAGGGATACGCGACGGAACTGGCCGCCGACGGCACGGAGGCCCTGCGGAAGGTCGAGGCGCACCGGCCCGACCTGGTGATCCTGGACGTGCTGATGCCGCGCACGGACGGCCTGACCGCCGCCCGACGGCTGCGCGCGCACGGGGAGACCGTTCCCGTCCTGATGCTCACCGCGCGCGACACCGTCGGCGACCGCGTCACCGGACTGGACGCCGGCGCGGACGACTACCTGGTCAAACCGTTCGAGCTGGACGAGCTGCTGGCCCGCGTCCGGGCCCTGCTGCGCCGCAGCTCCTACGCGCGTGAGCAGGCGGGCGCGGAGAACACCGAGGTGCTGACCTTCGCCGACCTGCGGATGGACCTCACCACCCGCGAGGTGACCCGCGGCGGCCGGTCGGTGGAGCTGACGCGGACGGAGTTCACCCTGCTGGAGATGTTCATGGCCCACCCGCGTCAGGTCCTCACCCGTGAACAGATCCTCAAGACCGTCTGGGGCTTCGACTTCGAGCCCTCCTCCAACTCCCTGGACGTGTACGTGATGTACCTGCGCCGCAAGACCGAGGCCGGCGGCGAGCCGCGCCTGGTGCACACCGTGCGCGGGGTCGGTTACGTGCTGCGCGAGAACCCCGCGGGTCCGGGACAGTGA
- a CDS encoding MoaD/ThiS family protein codes for MPNGMIRYWAAAKAAAGITEERYEAHTLAEALEHARERHADRPDFARVLRRCSFLVDGDPVGRRDHRLVRLTEGGTVEVLPPFAGGSR; via the coding sequence ATGCCGAACGGCATGATCCGCTACTGGGCCGCGGCGAAGGCCGCCGCCGGGATCACCGAGGAGAGATACGAGGCCCACACCCTCGCCGAGGCGCTGGAGCACGCGCGCGAGCGGCACGCCGACCGGCCGGACTTCGCCCGGGTGCTGCGGCGCTGTTCCTTCCTGGTGGACGGCGACCCCGTCGGTCGACGCGACCACCGGCTCGTCCGACTCACCGAGGGCGGCACCGTCGAGGTGCTCCCCCCCTTCGCGGGAGGCTCCCGATGA
- a CDS encoding putative leader peptide, protein MKRQAHLTKRRAVDLCRVAAMLCRAVD, encoded by the coding sequence ATGAAGCGACAGGCGCATCTCACGAAGCGACGGGCAGTCGACCTTTGCCGCGTCGCCGCCATGCTCTGTCGCGCCGTCGACTGA
- a CDS encoding response regulator transcription factor produces the protein MSSLLLLTNALQPSSEVLPALGLLLHNVRVAPAEGPALVDTPGADVILIDGRRDLPQVRSLCQLLRSTGPGCPLLLVVTEGGLAAVTAEWGVDDVLLDTAGPAEVEARLRLATGRQQITGDDSPMEIRTGDLSVDEATYSAKLKGRVLDLTFKEFELLKYLAQHPGRVFTRAQLLQEVWGYDYFGGTRTVDVHVRRLRAKLGPEHEALIGTVRNVGYRFVLPEKKEPDEGEKKAREEAKATVDAAEKVARAAANGVPRGPGSGTAPKRRGN, from the coding sequence ATGAGCTCACTACTCCTGCTGACCAACGCCCTCCAGCCATCGAGTGAAGTGCTGCCCGCCCTCGGCCTGCTGTTGCACAACGTCCGGGTGGCCCCGGCCGAGGGGCCCGCCCTCGTCGACACCCCCGGCGCCGACGTCATCCTGATCGACGGCCGGCGCGACCTGCCCCAGGTCCGCTCCCTCTGCCAGCTCCTGCGCTCCACCGGCCCCGGCTGTCCGCTGCTCCTGGTGGTCACCGAGGGCGGTCTCGCCGCCGTCACCGCCGAGTGGGGCGTCGACGACGTGCTGCTGGACACCGCCGGCCCGGCCGAGGTGGAGGCCCGACTGCGCCTGGCCACGGGACGCCAACAGATCACCGGCGACGACAGCCCGATGGAGATCCGCACCGGCGACCTGTCGGTGGACGAGGCCACCTACAGCGCCAAGCTCAAGGGCCGGGTCCTGGACCTGACCTTCAAGGAGTTCGAGCTGCTGAAGTACCTGGCGCAGCACCCCGGCCGGGTCTTCACCCGCGCCCAACTCCTCCAGGAGGTGTGGGGATACGACTACTTCGGCGGCACGCGCACCGTCGACGTCCACGTGCGGCGGCTGCGGGCGAAGCTCGGCCCGGAGCACGAGGCGCTGATCGGCACCGTCCGCAACGTCGGTTACCGCTTCGTGCTGCCGGAGAAGAAGGAGCCCGACGAGGGGGAGAAGAAGGCCCGCGAGGAGGCGAAGGCCACCGTCGACGCCGCGGAGAAGGTGGCGCGGGCCGCCGCGAACGGCGTGCCGCGGGGGCCCGGGAGCGGAACCGCTCCCAAGCGGCGCGGGAACTGA
- a CDS encoding ATP-binding protein, producing MTFRPGSLPLRSRLALLVAATVAVAVAACSLAAWLLVRAQLVDSLDDALHDNRVPDRLLIDLVQTGQCRAVPEEQRRDVANPFDSTVQLVDRNGTSCMAFGEQPLPVSAADVAVARGEREEALHTVTAGGARYRVLTTPLSGTDAAVTVARPMAEVDDSLDTLALVLGLVAAGGVLGAAGTGVLLARTGLRPVDRLTGAVEHVARTEDLAVRIPVEGDDEIARLSRSFNAMTAALATSRDLQQQLIADAGHELRTPLTSLRTNIDLLVRSEQTGRSLPPEDRRALLESVRAQITELASLIGDLQELSRHDTAPGGHVEVVGLHEATERAVGRARLRGSGITVTCDLAPWYVRAEPAALERAVVNLLDNAVKFSPPGGTVEVVLADGTLRVRDHGPGIPEDELPYVFDRFWRSPSARSLPGSGLGLSIVARTVRRCGGEVVLRPARDGKGGTEAVVRLPGAPTPPPDHLPDAP from the coding sequence GTGACGTTCCGTCCGGGCTCCCTGCCGCTGCGCTCGCGCCTGGCCCTGCTGGTGGCCGCCACCGTGGCGGTCGCGGTGGCGGCGTGCTCCCTGGCCGCCTGGCTCCTGGTGCGGGCGCAGCTCGTCGATTCCCTCGACGACGCCCTGCACGACAACCGGGTGCCGGACCGCCTCCTCATCGACCTCGTGCAGACCGGACAGTGCCGGGCGGTGCCCGAGGAACAGCGGCGGGACGTGGCCAACCCGTTCGACTCCACCGTGCAGCTCGTGGACCGCAACGGCACCAGCTGCATGGCCTTCGGCGAACAGCCCCTGCCGGTCTCCGCCGCCGACGTGGCGGTCGCCCGCGGCGAGCGCGAGGAGGCCCTGCACACCGTCACCGCGGGCGGCGCCCGGTACCGCGTGCTGACGACCCCCCTGAGCGGTACGGACGCCGCCGTGACCGTGGCCCGCCCGATGGCCGAGGTCGACGACAGCCTGGACACCCTCGCCCTCGTCCTCGGCCTGGTCGCCGCCGGTGGCGTGCTCGGCGCGGCGGGCACGGGCGTCCTGCTCGCGCGCACCGGCCTGCGACCGGTGGACCGGTTGACGGGCGCGGTGGAACACGTCGCCCGCACCGAGGACCTGGCCGTCCGCATCCCCGTCGAGGGCGACGACGAGATCGCCCGCCTGTCGCGCTCCTTCAACGCCATGACCGCCGCCCTGGCCACCTCGCGCGACCTCCAGCAGCAGCTCATCGCCGACGCCGGACACGAACTGCGCACCCCGCTCACCTCGCTGCGCACCAACATCGACCTGCTGGTGCGCAGCGAGCAGACCGGCCGCTCGCTGCCGCCGGAGGACCGCCGGGCGCTACTGGAGTCGGTGCGGGCGCAGATCACCGAACTCGCCTCGCTCATCGGCGACCTCCAGGAACTCTCCCGGCACGACACCGCGCCCGGCGGGCACGTCGAGGTCGTCGGCCTGCACGAAGCCACCGAACGGGCCGTCGGACGCGCCCGGCTGCGCGGCTCGGGCATCACCGTCACCTGTGACCTGGCGCCCTGGTACGTGCGCGCCGAGCCGGCCGCCCTGGAACGGGCGGTGGTCAACCTGCTGGACAACGCGGTGAAGTTCTCCCCGCCCGGCGGGACGGTCGAGGTCGTCCTCGCCGACGGGACGCTGCGCGTGCGCGACCACGGGCCCGGCATCCCGGAGGACGAACTCCCGTACGTCTTCGACCGCTTCTGGCGCTCCCCGTCCGCCCGCAGCCTGCCCGGTTCCGGGCTGGGACTGTCCATCGTGGCCCGCACGGTCCGCCGTTGCGGCGGCGAGGTCGTCCTGCGCCCGGCGCGGGACGGGAAGGGCGGCACCGAGGCGGTCGTGCGCCTCCCCGGCGCCCCCACGCCCCCGCCGGACCACCTCCCCGACGCCCCCTGA
- a CDS encoding DsrE family protein, with translation MTAGTKKLVIKVTAGADAPERCSQAFTVAAVAVASGVEVSLWLTGESAWFALPGRAAEFELPHSAPLPELIDGVLAGGRITLCTQCAARRGIEEKDVIEGVRIAGAQVFVSEIMGEDVRSLVY, from the coding sequence ATGACAGCCGGGACGAAGAAGCTCGTGATCAAGGTGACGGCCGGCGCGGACGCGCCCGAGCGGTGTTCGCAGGCGTTCACGGTGGCGGCGGTGGCCGTGGCCAGTGGGGTGGAGGTCTCGCTCTGGCTCACCGGCGAGTCGGCGTGGTTCGCGCTGCCCGGACGGGCGGCGGAGTTCGAGCTGCCGCACTCCGCGCCGCTGCCGGAGCTGATCGACGGAGTGCTGGCGGGCGGCCGGATCACGCTGTGCACGCAGTGCGCGGCACGGCGCGGGATCGAGGAGAAGGACGTGATCGAGGGCGTCCGCATCGCCGGAGCCCAGGTCTTCGTCAGCGAGATCATGGGCGAGGACGTGCGGTCGCTCGTCTACTGA
- a CDS encoding DUF1416 domain-containing protein — protein sequence MCGAQAGGPDAASIKPGETTIQGQVTRGGEPVTGYVRLLDGTGEFTAEVPTSATGQFRFYAAEGTWTVRALVPGGTADRTVVAQKGGLVEVPIAV from the coding sequence ATGTGCGGAGCACAGGCGGGCGGCCCCGACGCCGCCTCCATCAAGCCCGGTGAGACGACGATCCAGGGCCAGGTGACCCGCGGCGGCGAGCCCGTCACCGGGTACGTCCGCCTCCTGGACGGCACCGGCGAGTTCACGGCCGAGGTCCCGACCTCCGCCACCGGCCAGTTCCGCTTCTACGCGGCCGAAGGCACCTGGACGGTGCGCGCCCTGGTGCCCGGCGGCACCGCGGACCGCACCGTCGTCGCCCAGAAGGGCGGCCTGGTGGAGGTTCCCATCGCGGTGTGA